One segment of Cyprinus carpio isolate SPL01 unplaced genomic scaffold, ASM1834038v1 S000006763, whole genome shotgun sequence DNA contains the following:
- the LOC122144820 gene encoding uncharacterized protein LOC122144820, translated as MPPKKQDKARAVEEVEPPDQSEAEEVSSEGMSDSVAGMLQTFLQRQQQREDRMEKEVQRQEHKWRTLQHQFIQLQAELRQQEQDRLSMEGVTVATSLPAAMASPSSACVSRQPPHINQVDDLTSAPAHEVATQATGFTQPCFQSPRMLPWTNDEDIEHYLTTFERIAQACRWPKQDWALHLLPLLTGKARAAYVAMDSDDAINYDDVKQAILDKFEINNETYRQRFRSYSAQEDETPRELQVRLKDLYEKWMTPKHRTKEEIGDQIVLEQFLKLLSLDTRTWVKQNNPTSSRQAAEMAEAFMAARQSLNQPRRWRNYSISPTGKSGDGLSSGLTNSNLSSYVPHVNLGTDTNKHQGVVNRYKGKAVIVCHACGQPRHKKVDCPVQKVSNTRLCYVPRPLLEFSDLELNKDTVIEVKIGNKFYKALVDSGSSQTLVRTECLIEFDISSQSKLRVRCIHGDEREYPKTDLVIEIDNQAYNLSVGVVEQAPYPVILGRDVPVLVDLLQTDRALAEARVVTRAQAKYDGTCKQSLKDLPFDVHPKVRKSRRDRRQRKVEGTKMVEKLPKPSTDEIEHISHDIVQLQRPDKTLKSLFEKAENMTSSLMVQKDHFVIRDDRLYVRGAEGERLVVPEPIRLKMLQLGHSVPWAGHLGQQKTLARIASRFYWPRLYMDVMDFCRSCPECQLVSPAKKGDRAPLVSLPIIDVPFSRIAMDIVGPLQRSSTGNRYILVGADYATRYPEAFPLKKIKTRQIVNALIQLFSRVGIPKEIITDQGTNFTSKQIKQVYSMLRIHPIQTTPYHPQTDGMVERFNQTLKSMLRKFVSETGADWDHWLPYLMFAYREVPQVSTGYSPFELLYGRQVRGPLDVLKEAWEADNGSEHINILSYVIKMREKMDSMVEMVRSNMTNAQQQQKQWYDQSSRSRTLSPGQKVLLLLPTSDSSLLAKWQGPYEVVRKLSSTSYEILLPDRRKKYQVFHINLLRPWHERKGSWSEQLWARKVDEEEEVEEQYFPVDKEVPTFPAVDHLTTKQQIEFQKRVPEGLFSDKPGKTKLLQHNISLLKTEPIRQTHCRVPARLLPALKNEVKVMLDLGIIEPSRSEWCSPVVLVPKKDGTLRFCVDFSKLNAVSAFDPYPMPRVDELIERLGKAKYLTTLDLCKGYWQVPLTESAKELTAFRVPSGLSHFRFMPFGLHGAAATFQRLVDQVLRGMDSFAAAYIDDIVIFSATWEEHFGHLAEVFDRVKRAGLVVNAKKCQIAKPEVTYLGYVLGGGSIRPQVDKVQAILSCVPPTTKKSVRSFLGLSGWYRRFVPNFASRAAVLTDLTRKSSPIRVKWTPECEQAFQDLKFCLCKSPVLQSPDFDLPFIVQTDASEIGLGAVLLQGEGPDRHPVQYISRKLFPREANYSTIEKEALAIKWALDTLKYYILLEKTLFWRLIIELCNGLTK; from the coding sequence ATGCCACCTAAGAAGCAGGATAAGGCAAGAGCTGTGGAGGAGGTTGAACCACCGGATCAGTCTGAGGCTGAAGAAGTGTCTTCTGAGGGGATGTCTGATTCAGTTGCTGGGATGCTGCAAACGTTCCTGCAAAGGCAGCAGCAAAGAGAAGATCGAATGGAGAAAGAGGTGCAGCGCCAGGAGCATAAATGGCGGACTCTCCAGCATCAGTTTATTCAGCTGCAAGCCGAATTGCGTCAACAAGAGCAGGATCGACTGTCTATGGAAGGGGTGACGGTCGCCACCTCTTTACCAGCAGCTATGGCTTCCCCTTCATCTGCCTGTGTCAGCCGACAGCCCCCACATATAAACCAGGTTGATGATCTGACATCAGCGCCAGCACATGAGGTAGCAACGCAAGCAACGGGATTCACTCAGCCATGTTTTCAGTCCCCAAGAATGCTGCCATGGACTAATGATGAAGACATAGAACATTATTTAACAACATTTGAACGCATTGCTCAAGCATGCAGATGGCCAAAGCAAGATTGGGCATTGCATCTTCTTCCGCTGTTAACTGGTAAGGCGAGAGCAGCCTATGTGGCCATGGATTCTGATGATGCTATAAACTATGATGATGTTAAACAAGCTATTCTTGACAAGTTTGAAATTAACAATGAGACGTACAGACAACGCTTCAGATCGtacagtgcccaggaggatgagACTCCAAGAGAGCTGCAAGTAAGGTTAAAAGACTTGTATGAGAAATGGATGACTCCTAAACATCGAACGAAAGAAGAGATCGGTGACCAGATTGTGTTAGAGCAGTTCCTTAAGTTACTTAGTCTAGATACGAGAACATGGGTGAAGCAGAACAACCCTACTTCATCTAGGCAGGCAGCAGAGATGGCAGAGGCCTTTATGGCAGCAAGACAATCTTTGAATCAACCCAGACGATGGCGGAACTACAGTATCAGCCCAACTGGTAAGTCTGGGGATGGTTTGAGTAGTGGTCTGACTAATTCTAACCTAAGTTCTTATGTCCCTCACGTTAATTTGGGTACAGACACTAATAAACATCAGGGAGTAGTTAATCGGTACAAGGGTAAAGCTGTAATTGTGTGTCATGCATGTGGTCAGCCTAGACATAAGAAAGTAGACTGCCCAGTACAGAAAGTTTCCAATACTCGCCTTTGTTATGTACCAAGACCATTGTTAGAGTTCAGTGATTTAGAGTTGAACAAAGACACAGTCATTGAGGTGAAGATAGGGAATAAATTCTACAAAGCTCTGGTTGATTCGGGTTCGAGTCAAACTCTAGTAAGGACTGAATGTTTGATTGAATTTGATATATCAAGTCAAAGCAAATTGAGGGTTCGGTGTATTCACGGTGATGAGAGAGAATACCCCAAGACAGACTTGGTAATTGAAATAGACAACCAGGCTTACAATTTGTCAGTTGGTGTAGTAGAGCAGGCACCATATCCAGTGATATTGGGTAGAGATGTTCCAGTGCTTGTAGATCTCTTGCAGACTGATAGGGCATTAGCAGAGGCTAGGGTTGTGACGAGAGCTCAGGCTAAGTATGATGGGACCTGTAAGCAGTCATTGAAAGATTTACCTTTTGATGTGCACCCTAAAGTAAGGAAGTCTAGACGTGATAGACGGCAGAGAAAAGTGGAGGGCACAAAAATGGTTGAAAAGTTGCCTAAACCTAGTACTGATGAAATTGAACATATTTCACATGATATAGTTCAGCTGCAGAGACCGGACAAAACACTGAAATCTCTGTTTGAAAAGGCAGAGAATATGACCTCTTCATTAATGGTACAGAAAGATCATTTTGTAATTCGGGATGACAGGCTGTATGTTCGGGGTGCTGAGGGAGAGAGATTAGTGGTTCCAGAACCGATAAGACTCAAGATGTTGCAGTTGGGGCATTCAGTGCCGTGGGCAGGACACCTGGGGCAGCAGAAAACGCTAGCCAGAATTGCCAGTAGATTTTATTGGCCTAGGCTCTACATGGATGTAATGGATTTTTGTAGGTCATGTCCGGAGTGTCAACTGGTGAGCCCAGCTAAGAAGGGTGATAGAGCACCTCTAGTCAGTCTTCCTATCATTGATGTCCCATTCTCTCGAATTGCTATGGACATTGTTGGTCCATTGCAAAGATCTAGTACAGGGAATCGGTATATTCTAGTGGGCGCAGATTACGCAACTAGATACCCAGAGGCATTTCctctcaaaaaaataaagacaagacaAATTGTTAATGCCCTGATTCAACTTTTTTCACGGGTTGGTATACCCAAGGAAATAATTACAGACCAGGGAACAAACTTTACGTCCAAACAAATCAAGCAAGTGTATTCAATGTTGCGCATACATCCCATTCAGACCACACCTTACCATCCTCAGACTGACGGAATGGTTGAAAGATTCAATCAGACATTAAAATCAATGCTGCGCAAATTTGTGTCTGAAACAGGTGCTGACTGGGACCACTGGCTGCCTTATCTGATGTTTGCCTACAGGGAAGTCCCACAGGTTTCCACGGGATATTCACCCTTTGAGTTACTGTACGGTCGTCAGGTTCGTGGGCCGCTAGATGTCTTAAAGGAGGCTTGGGAAGCAGATAATGGAAGCGAGCACATAAACATCTTATCTTATGTCATTAAGATGCGGGAGAAGATGGATTCTATGGTGGAAATGGTGAGGAGTAATATGACAAATGCCCAGCAACAGCAAAAGCAGTGGTATGACCAATCAAGCAGGAGTAGAACTCTTTCACCAGGGCAAAAAGTCTTGCTTCTGCTTCCCACATCAGACAGCAGCTTATTGGCCAAATGGCAAGGGCCATATGAAGTGGTACGGAAATTGAGCTCTACCAGTTATGAAATCCTTCTACCTGATCGTCGAAAGAAATATCAGGTATTTCATATTAACCTCCTACGACCCTGGCATGAGAGAAAAGGCTCATGGTCTGAACAGTTGTGGGCAAGAAAAGTGGACGAAGAGGAGGAAGTAGAGGAGCAGTACTTTCCGGTGGATAAAGAAGTGCCTACTTTCCCAGCAGTTGATCATTTAACAACCAAGCAGCAGATAGAATTCCAAAAGCGGGTACCAGAGGGTTTGTTCAGCGACAAGCCAGGAAAAACAAAGCTTCTGCAGCATAACATTAGCCTTCTTAAAACTGAGCCCATCAGACAAACACATTGTAGAGTGCCTGCTCGTCTGTTACCTGCCTTGAAGAACGAAGTGAAAGTGATGCTGGACTTGGGGATCATTGAACCATCCAGGAGCGAATGGTGCAGTCCGGTTGTTTTGGTTCCCAAGAAAGATGGTACACTCAGATTTTGTGTGGATTTTTCAAAGCTTAATGCAGTTTCTGCTTTTGATCCATATCCAATGCCAAGAGTCGACGAGCTGATTGAGCGCCTAGGCAAAGCAAAGTACTTAACAACGCTTGACTTATGCAAAGGATACTGGCAAGTGCCACTGACGGAATCTGCTAAAGAATTGACTGCTTTTCGTGTTCCTTCAGGGCTGTCTCATTTCCGGTTTATGCCGTTTGGCTTGCACGGGGCAGCAGCTACATTTCAACGCCTGGTAGATCAAGTACTCAGAGGGATGGACAGTTTTGCTGCAGCTTATATTGACGACATTGTTATCTTCAGCGCTACATGGGAGGAACATTTTGGGCACCTGGCTGAAGTATTTGATCGAGTCAAGCGGGCTGGTCTAGTCGTCAATGCAAAAAAGTGCCAGATTGCTAAGCCAGAAGTGACCTACCTTGGCTATGTGTTGGGAGGGGGATCCATCAGACCACAAGTAGATAAGGTACAAGCTATCTTGTCATGTGTACCTCCAACGACAAAGAAAAGTGTGAGATCGTTCTTAGGCTTGAGCGGCTGGTACAGAAGATTTGTTCCCAATTTTGCCAGCAGAGCTGCAGTACTAACTGATCTAACTCGGAAAAGTAGTCCCATAAGAGTGAAGTGGACACCAGAGTGTGAGCAAGCTTTTCAAGACTTGAAGTTCTGCTTGTGTAAATCTCCTGTCTTGCAAAGCCCGGATTTTGACCTCCCTTTCATAGTGCAGACAGATGCGTCTGAGATTGGACTAGGTGCTGTGCTGTTGCAAGGTGAAGGACCAGATCGCCATCCGGTACAGTATATCAGCAGAAAACTGTTCCCCAGAGAGGCTAACTACTCTACAATTGAGAAGGAGGCCCTAGCTATAAAGTGGGCTTTGGACACTCTAAAATATTATATCTTATTGGAAAAGACTTTGTTTTGGAGACTGATCATAGAGCTCTGCAATGGCTTAACAAAATGA